CCGAACGCACGGGACTCGCGCTCGACCCCGACGCGCGCGTGAGCACACTGCCGGTGGGCGCGCAGCAACGCTGCGAAATCGTCAAAGCCCTCGCGCGTGATGCGCGCCTGCTCATTCTCGACGAACCCACCGCCGTGCTCGCGCCCGCCGAAGCACGCGAGCTGCTGACCTGGGTGCGGCGCTTTGCCGATAACGGGCACGCCGTGGTGCTCATTACGCACAAGTTGCAGGACGCACTCAGTACGGCCGACGACATTACGGTGCTGCGCCGAGGACGCACGGTGTACACGGCTGCGTCGTCGGCCAGCACGACGGCCCAACTCACCGACGCCATGCTCGGCGATCATGCGGCCGCGGTCCATCGGGCGGGCGACAGCACATCGCCGACCGCATCGCCCACCGCATCGCCCACCGCATCGCACGCACCGTCGACCGCCGCCTCGCGCGCACGCGTCGTCCTGCGACTCGAGCACGCGAGCTGGCGCGACGAGCGTGGTGTGGAGCAACTGCGCCGCGCCTCACTGGTGGTGCACGCCGGCGAGATCGTCGGAGTAGCCGCCGTGGAAGGATCCGGTCAGCACGCACTGCTGCGTCTCCTGGCCGGGCGGCATGCGGCGCAGAGCGGAGTGGTGGAGCGTCCGACACGCGTGGGCTTCGTGCCCGAGGATCGTCATCGTGACGCCCTGCTGCTCGACGCGCCACTGTTCGAAAACCTCGCGCTGCGTGGGGCCGGTACGCGGACCGGGCGCATGCGCTGGGCCATCTGGCGTGCGCGCACCGCGGAACGCATGAACGCCTTTGATGTGCGCGCGGCGGCAAGCGATGTGATCGCACGCACGCTCTCGGGTGGCAACCAGCAGAAGTTTGTGCTTGGCCGGGAACTGGATGAGCAGCCTGAGGCGCTGATCGTCGAGAACCCGTCGCGTGGACTCGACATTCGCGCCACCGCCGCCGTGCAGGACGCCCTGCGCGCGGCGCGTGACGATGGCGCGGCGGTGCTGGTGTACAGCGGGGATCTCGATGAGGTGCTGGCGCTGGCTGATCGCGTGTATGTCATGCATGCCGGGCAGGTCGTGCCCGTGTCCCATGATCGCGACGCGGTGGGGCGGGCCATGCTTGGTGTCACGGAGGCCCTCACATGATGTCGCGGCGCGCCGCCCAATGGCCCAGGCAGATCCGCGAGCCACTGCGCCAGGCCGGCATACTCCTTGGTGTGGCCGCCATCGCGCTGCTGATGCTGGTGGGCCTGCTGCTGCTCACCGGTCACGCGGTGGGGCCGGCCCTGTCAGCGCTGGTGCGCGGCGCCGTGGGCAGCAGTTACGCGTTCACGTCGGCCACGCTGGTGCGCATGGTGCCGCTTGGCTTTGCGGGGCTGGCCGTATCGCTGGCCTTTCGCGCGGGACTCCTCAACGTGGGCGCCGAAGGGCAGTTGCTCATGGGTGCGGCGGCAGCCACGGCGCTGTCACTGCCTCTGGCACATGTCAGTCCCTGGCTGGCCATTCCGCTCCTGCTCCTGTGCGGTGGTGTGGCCGGTGCAGGCTGGGCCGGTGTGGCCGCGGTGTTGCGCGCGCGCTTTGGTGTGCTGGAAGTCATCAGCACCATCATGCTCAACTTTCTCGCGCTCTATGTAACGGGCTATCTCGTGCGTGGCCCGCTGCAGGAACCCACGCGCATCAATCCGCAGTCGGACACGCTACCCTCGGCGCTGCAACTGCCGGTGTTGCTGGACGGCACACGGCTGCACGCCGGCGTCCCGCTACTCGTGCTCGCTGCCGTGCTCATGTGGTGGTGGCTCAGCCACACCGCCAGCGGATTCCGCGTGCGTGCCGTTGGGGCGTCGCCCAGCGCGGCGCAGTCTGCCGGCGGCATCAACGTGTCGCGCACGGTCCTGCTGGCTTTCCTTGGCAGTGGACTGCTGGCAGGACTTGGTGGGGCGGTGGAGTACCTCGGCATCACCTTCGCGCTCTACGAAAACTTCTCGCCCGGCTATGGCTACACCGCCATTGCCGTGGCGCTGCTGGCGCG
The sequence above is a segment of the Gemmatimonas sp. UBA7669 genome. Coding sequences within it:
- a CDS encoding ABC transporter ATP-binding protein; translation: MSTKAAGAMLLSLEGITHSFGSVRALDGASLHLKPGTVHALLGENGAGKSTLMRVAFGMLAPDEGVLRWQGQSLTLRSPADALARGIGMVHQHFSLVPAMTVAENVALGGHGRFHPRDAAARVRALTERTGLALDPDARVSTLPVGAQQRCEIVKALARDARLLILDEPTAVLAPAEARELLTWVRRFADNGHAVVLITHKLQDALSTADDITVLRRGRTVYTAASSASTTAQLTDAMLGDHAAAVHRAGDSTSPTASPTASPTASHAPSTAASRARVVLRLEHASWRDERGVEQLRRASLVVHAGEIVGVAAVEGSGQHALLRLLAGRHAAQSGVVERPTRVGFVPEDRHRDALLLDAPLFENLALRGAGTRTGRMRWAIWRARTAERMNAFDVRAAASDVIARTLSGGNQQKFVLGRELDEQPEALIVENPSRGLDIRATAAVQDALRAARDDGAAVLVYSGDLDEVLALADRVYVMHAGQVVPVSHDRDAVGRAMLGVTEALT
- a CDS encoding ABC transporter permease codes for the protein MMSRRAAQWPRQIREPLRQAGILLGVAAIALLMLVGLLLLTGHAVGPALSALVRGAVGSSYAFTSATLVRMVPLGFAGLAVSLAFRAGLLNVGAEGQLLMGAAAATALSLPLAHVSPWLAIPLLLLCGGVAGAGWAGVAAVLRARFGVLEVISTIMLNFLALYVTGYLVRGPLQEPTRINPQSDTLPSALQLPVLLDGTRLHAGVPLLVLAAVLMWWWLSHTASGFRVRAVGASPSAAQSAGGINVSRTVLLAFLGSGLLAGLGGAVEYLGITFALYENFSPGYGYTAIAVALLARLHPLGVLVSALVFGALDAGANAMQRDAGVPNVVVSVVVAMLILLIVAADRFVGQSTIARGTSGRPAESGT